The Chloroflexota bacterium genome contains a region encoding:
- a CDS encoding DUF3179 domain-containing protein, with product MLLGAVGASAALALAACDDDSTVTESRLPPTRTADAQPAVSPAPEVTRATPPPKATAAPEPTPPPTATAAPTPITDAPIPEPPFDDADVDVLLYGLLDRRNRPRTKAIVDAIVASGDERFVAVLIELIRFNELAIIQGPGVPGVLGALKALTGQVFIYVSGWAEWYAKSDLQAPPGFAQWKGWLLGAIDSRMTEFFQGEDPGKIRSEEVLWGGVRVDGIPPLENPAFRPAADVDYLEPDDLLFGVSINGDHRAYPLRILDWHEMANDVVGGVPVSLAYCTLCGAGVLFDGRVGDTVFTFGTSGLLMRSNKLMYDRNTRSLWNQLSGEPVLGPLATSDIQLNILPVVVSTWADWTAQHPGSPALDIETGYARIYTPGAAYGAYFASPETRFPVPFDSPELRTKDRVFGLTINGMRRAYPTKLLTERVVVNDELGGQRVVIMAPRGNLKGQGRDRTLGAPAIWPAGAEVRAYDGGSLDFIAGNDPQTLLDGNGAVWQVAEDALLGPSGERLERLPGHLAYWFGWFNFFPDSEVYSDKP from the coding sequence GTGCTGCTGGGCGCCGTGGGCGCTTCCGCGGCGCTGGCGCTAGCAGCCTGCGACGACGATTCCACCGTCACCGAAAGCCGCCTGCCGCCAACGCGCACGGCCGATGCTCAACCCGCGGTCTCCCCGGCGCCTGAGGTCACGCGCGCCACTCCCCCACCCAAGGCGACGGCCGCCCCCGAACCGACGCCGCCACCGACTGCCACGGCGGCGCCGACACCAATTACCGACGCACCGATCCCCGAACCGCCGTTCGACGACGCCGACGTGGACGTGCTGCTCTATGGGCTGTTGGACCGTCGGAACAGGCCCCGCACCAAGGCAATCGTCGACGCAATTGTGGCGTCCGGCGACGAGCGGTTTGTCGCCGTGCTCATCGAGCTCATTCGATTCAACGAATTGGCCATCATCCAGGGACCCGGCGTCCCCGGCGTCTTGGGCGCTCTCAAGGCGCTCACCGGCCAGGTGTTCATCTATGTCTCGGGATGGGCGGAGTGGTACGCAAAGTCCGACCTGCAAGCGCCCCCAGGGTTCGCGCAGTGGAAGGGCTGGCTGCTAGGAGCCATCGATTCGCGCATGACCGAGTTCTTCCAAGGAGAGGACCCGGGCAAGATTCGCTCCGAGGAAGTCCTCTGGGGCGGCGTGCGGGTGGACGGCATCCCACCCTTGGAGAACCCGGCCTTCCGCCCCGCGGCGGACGTCGACTATCTCGAGCCCGATGACCTGCTCTTCGGCGTGTCCATCAATGGCGACCATCGGGCGTATCCCTTGCGAATCCTCGACTGGCACGAGATGGCCAACGACGTCGTGGGCGGAGTCCCCGTCTCGCTGGCCTATTGCACGCTGTGCGGCGCCGGGGTGCTGTTTGACGGCCGGGTCGGCGACACGGTGTTCACGTTCGGCACGTCCGGCCTGCTCATGCGCAGCAACAAGCTGATGTACGACCGCAACACCAGATCACTGTGGAATCAACTGAGCGGCGAGCCGGTGCTCGGGCCCCTCGCGACGAGCGACATTCAGCTCAACATCCTGCCGGTCGTCGTCTCTACGTGGGCCGATTGGACGGCGCAGCACCCCGGCTCGCCGGCACTCGATATTGAAACCGGATACGCGCGTATCTATACGCCCGGCGCCGCATACGGCGCCTATTTCGCCAGTCCGGAGACGCGTTTCCCCGTGCCGTTCGACAGCCCGGAGCTGCGCACCAAGGACCGAGTGTTCGGTCTCACCATCAATGGAATGCGGCGCGCCTACCCGACCAAGCTGCTGACGGAGCGAGTCGTCGTGAACGATGAGCTCGGGGGTCAACGCGTGGTGATCATGGCGCCGCGCGGCAATCTCAAGGGTCAGGGCCGCGACCGCACTCTCGGCGCCCCGGCAATCTGGCCGGCAGGCGCCGAAGTTCGGGCCTACGACGGGGGAAGCCTCGACTTCATCGCGGGCAACGACCCGCAAACGCTGCTCGACGGGAACGGCGCCGTCTGGCAAGTCGCCGAGGACGCCCTGCTCGGACCGAGCGGTGAGCGCCTCGAACGCCTGCCCGGCCATCTCGCCTACTGGTTCGGCTGGTTCAACTTCTTCCCCGACTCCGAGGTGTATTCGGACAAGCCGTAG
- a CDS encoding amidohydrolase family protein, whose product MLVGSLAPNAPGTPMPEPDIIDAHVHVWSADTARFPFAPGFGPEDLWFPSFDGAELAARGEPAGVGRFNLVQMTWYGLDHSYIVDLIQRDPRRFAGTGIVPAIVDVGLPEPDRAMQALAQQGIRAFRVRGQSTRPDVPGGEQWLDHPAFEAMFRMSAADDLPLSFLCGAADLREIDRMCARHGDAPVILDHLARLGPATGATAEDVDALCAVARHPRAMVKVSAFGALSLDGPPYLDMLAIVRRVLDAYGPERCMWASDSPLQTVPPHTYETSIGLLAEHADFLSDGDLAQLLHGTAERVFWPD is encoded by the coding sequence ATGCTGGTCGGCAGCCTCGCGCCCAACGCTCCAGGAACACCCATGCCCGAGCCCGACATCATCGACGCGCACGTTCACGTCTGGAGCGCCGACACCGCGCGGTTTCCGTTCGCGCCGGGCTTTGGACCCGAGGACCTGTGGTTTCCCAGCTTCGACGGCGCGGAGCTGGCGGCCCGCGGCGAGCCCGCAGGCGTGGGCCGGTTCAACCTGGTGCAGATGACCTGGTACGGCCTCGACCACTCGTACATCGTCGATCTCATCCAGCGCGACCCACGGCGCTTCGCGGGCACGGGGATCGTGCCCGCCATCGTGGACGTCGGTCTGCCGGAACCCGACCGCGCGATGCAAGCGCTGGCCCAGCAGGGCATTCGAGCATTTCGGGTGCGGGGACAATCGACACGCCCGGATGTGCCCGGAGGCGAGCAATGGCTTGACCATCCGGCGTTCGAGGCGATGTTTCGAATGTCGGCGGCAGACGACCTGCCGCTCAGCTTTCTGTGCGGGGCGGCCGACTTACGGGAGATCGATCGGATGTGCGCCCGGCACGGCGATGCGCCGGTGATCCTGGACCACCTGGCGCGCCTTGGACCGGCTACGGGGGCCACGGCCGAGGACGTGGATGCGCTATGCGCCGTGGCCCGCCACCCGCGGGCGATGGTGAAGGTGAGTGCGTTTGGCGCGCTGAGCCTGGACGGACCGCCGTATCTGGATATGTTGGCCATAGTTCGCCGGGTGCTCGACGCGTACGGGCCGGAGCGGTGCATGTGGGCCAGCGACAGCCCCTTGCAGACGGTGCCTCCGCATACCTATGAGACGTCGATCGGCCTGTTGGCCGAGCACGCAGACTTCCTCAGCGACGGCGACCTTGCCCAGCTGTTGCACGGCACGGCCGAGCGCGTGTTTTGGCCTGATTGA